In Mytilus trossulus isolate FHL-02 chromosome 6, PNRI_Mtr1.1.1.hap1, whole genome shotgun sequence, a single window of DNA contains:
- the LOC134722432 gene encoding uncharacterized protein LOC134722432, which translates to MASNKHISCGPCQKGEVNTEAVIWCYNCDEGLCSTCSSQHKRFKGTCDHMTIDIKSYKPSTQAIKTECDKHGQQLNLYCPGHLMPCCGECISTGHSKCTVIKSLADVVDKTKIEKSKETVETDINSILNVLETLTNSKSKNIKTGENQIVSIKKSIKGIRQEFNKHLDHLEKKFSQEINTTWNQEKSKATDVISEIEVKKKNLKEIKEHLQTVTTQISKLQTFLGVHKIEQKVHQCQKYVEDLENDERAKEVVIKMKQNDEIEKILSKLESLESLGKVIVIKTEVAMKTEISVGTKPQVPLHEHSNINNIIMNIETKIEINMINISDIICLMDGRVIILEWCDKVNLLTSDGKLQKPLPIPGDAWSVTQINQNTIATTYPEEKAIKIFNIENETVTKVITLDKECNGLSFSNNSLAVGLKDDEIRIIDLEGNTLKSMEVGSKSSLYNFVYCNDRIIYSDDVGKAVYCVDESGKQIWQYKQDLTGPRGLCIDTYGNIIVADWGSNRIIVISKDGKESKVLISKEDGQGSNQCICFTHDESSGYICDDYGTKLTKFNLSYG; encoded by the coding sequence ATGGCATCCAATAAACATATATCATGTGGACCTTGCCAAAAAGGAGAAGTAAACACTGAAGCTGTTATCTGGTGTTACAACTGTGATGAAGGATTATGCTCAACATGTTCTAGTCAACATAAAAGATTCAAAGGAACATGTGATCATATGACCATTGATATCAAAAGTTATAAACCATCCACCCAAGCCATCAAAACAGAATGTGACAAACACGGTCAGCAGCTTAACTTGTACTGTCCTGGTCATTTAATGCCATGCTGTGGTGAATGTATTTCCACCGGTCATTCAAAATGTACCGTAATAAAAAGTTTAGCAGATGTCGTGGATAAAACAAAGATTGAAAAATCAAAGGAAACTGTAGAGACAGACATCAATTCTATATTAAATGTATTGGAAACATTAACCAACAGCAAATCAAAAAACATCAAAACTGGAGAAAATCAGATTGTTAGCATAAAAAAGTCAATTAAAGGAATTAGACAGGAATTCAACAAACATTTAGACCATCTGGAGAAGAAGTTTTCTCAAGAAATAAATACCACTTGGAAtcaggaaaaatcaaaagcaacGGATGTCATTTCTGAAATTGaagtgaaaaagaaaaacttgaaagaaataaaagaacatttaCAAACAGTCACAACACAAATTTCTAAACTGCAAACTTTTCTTGGTGTTCATAAGATTGAACAAAAAGTACACCAATGTCAAAAATATGTTGAAGATCTGGAAAATGATGAGAGAGCAAAAGAAGTTGtcatcaaaatgaaacaaaatgatgaaatagaAAAGATACTTAGCAAGTTAGAATCATTAGAATCCTTAGGAAAAGTCATTGTTATAAAGACAGAAGTAGCCATGAAAACAGAAATAAGTGTGGGAACAAAACCACAAGTACCATTACACGAACATTCCAACATAAACAACATAATCATGAATATTGAGACAAAGATAGAGATCAACATGATTAATATCAGTGACATAATTTGTCTGATGGATGGAAGAGTTATAATATTGGAATGGTGTGATAAAGTTAATCTACTTACTTCTGATGGCAAACTACAGAAACCATTACCTATACCTGGTGATGCATGGAGTGTTACACAGATAAATCAGAACACTATTGCCACAACTTATCCTGAAGAGAAAGCCATTAAGATCTTCAATATAGAGAATGAAACAGTTACCAAAGTTATCACATTAGACAAAGAATGCAACGGTTTATCTTTCTCCAATAATTCTCTGGCTGTTGGTTTGAAAGATGATGAAATTCGTATCATAGACTTGGAAGGAAATACACTGAAGTCAATGGAAGTAGGGAGTAAATCATCCCTGTATAACTTTGTTTACTGTAATGACAGAATAATCTATAGTGACGATGTTGGTAAAGCAGTATACTGTGTTGATGAATCAGGTAAACAGATCTGGCAATATAAACAGGATTTAACAGGACCAAGAGGACTTTGTATAGATACTTATGGTAACATTATTGTAGCAGACTGGGGATCTAATAGAATAATAGTTATATCAAAAGATGGAAAGGAGAGTAAAGTACTGATCAGTAAAGAGGATGGACAGGGGAGCAATCAGTGTATTTGTTTTACACATGATGAGTCTTCCGGTTATATTTGTGATGACTATGgcacaaaattgacaaaatttaatttatctTATGGATAA